The following coding sequences are from one Gammaproteobacteria bacterium window:
- the erpA gene encoding iron-sulfur cluster insertion protein ErpA yields MDAPEINLEASQETPLVFTDNAATKVKQLIAEEGNDALKLRVFISGGGCSGFQYGFTFDEAMNEGDTEVENIGVSLLIDPMSMQYLVGAEIDYKTGIDGEHFIIRNPNATTTCGCGSSFSV; encoded by the coding sequence GTGGATGCCCCCGAGATCAATCTAGAAGCCAGTCAAGAAACACCACTTGTCTTTACCGACAATGCAGCGACCAAAGTCAAACAGTTGATTGCAGAAGAAGGCAATGATGCCTTAAAACTGCGGGTTTTTATCAGCGGTGGCGGTTGCTCGGGTTTTCAGTACGGATTCACCTTTGATGAAGCGATGAATGAGGGTGATACCGAGGTCGAGAACATTGGTGTTAGCCTGTTAATCGACCCGATGAGTATGCAATATCTCGTTGGTGCCGAAATCGATTATAAGACCGGTATTGATGGTGAGCATTTCATTATCCGTAATCCTAATGCAACCACTACCTGTGGTTGTGGTTCCTCTTTTTCAGTTTAG
- a CDS encoding N-acetyl-gamma-glutamyl-phosphate reductase, translating to MSEIIKVGVVGATGYTGVELLRLLLAHPGVEITVVTSRSEAGRPVIDLFTNLRGHIDLRFIAPDLDDLTECDLVFFATPNGIAMTMVPELLDAGVKVIDLAADFRLQDADEWQHWYKMEHACPDLLDEAVYGLPEINREQIVDARLIANPGCYPTSVQLGFLPLIEQGLVDAEHLIADVKSGISGAGRKAALPTLLTEASENMKAYNVDGHRHLPEIRQGLGTVSDNPIRLTFVPHLTPMIRGIHATLYAGLVVDEVDLQELYEDYYIDEPFVDVLPSGVSAETRSVRGSNCCRISVYRPQDGDVVVVTSVIDNLVKGAAGQAVQNMNIMFDFNETCGLEGIAILP from the coding sequence ATGTCTGAAATAATCAAGGTCGGTGTTGTTGGTGCAACGGGTTATACCGGCGTTGAGTTGCTACGCTTATTGTTAGCACACCCTGGCGTTGAAATCACAGTGGTTACGTCGAGAAGCGAGGCAGGTCGACCTGTAATAGATCTCTTTACCAATCTGCGTGGTCATATCGATCTTCGTTTTATCGCACCAGACCTGGACGACTTAACTGAATGTGACCTTGTGTTTTTTGCGACGCCAAATGGTATTGCCATGACAATGGTGCCAGAGTTATTAGATGCGGGCGTCAAGGTGATTGATCTTGCTGCTGACTTTCGTTTGCAAGATGCCGATGAGTGGCAGCATTGGTACAAGATGGAACACGCTTGTCCTGATTTGCTCGATGAAGCTGTTTACGGTTTGCCTGAGATTAATCGTGAGCAGATTGTTGATGCTCGCCTGATCGCAAACCCGGGCTGTTATCCCACCTCGGTGCAGCTGGGTTTTCTGCCCCTTATAGAACAGGGCTTGGTCGATGCTGAACATTTAATTGCTGATGTTAAGTCAGGTATCAGTGGTGCTGGCCGCAAGGCAGCACTGCCAACCTTATTGACCGAAGCCAGTGAGAACATGAAGGCCTATAACGTTGATGGCCATCGTCACTTGCCAGAAATCAGGCAAGGCCTTGGTACGGTCAGCGACAATCCAATTAGATTGACTTTTGTGCCGCATTTAACGCCGATGATTCGCGGTATTCATGCCACCTTGTATGCGGGCTTGGTTGTTGATGAGGTTGATTTGCAAGAGCTGTATGAAGATTATTATATTGATGAGCCGTTTGTTGACGTATTGCCGTCGGGTGTCAGTGCAGAAACGCGCTCAGTGCGCGGTTCCAATTGCTGTCGTATATCAGTTTACCGTCCTCAGGATGGCGATGTGGTGGTAGTGACTTCAGTCATTGATAATTTAGTTAAAGGTGCGGCGGGGCAAGCAGTGCAAAACATGAATATCATGTTTGATTTTAATGAGACCTGTGGCCTTGAAGGTATCGCCATCCTTCCCTAA
- the ccmI gene encoding c-type cytochrome biogenesis protein CcmI, protein MIVFGVVAAVFTVVALWILLPPLLRVRGKEDISRQGLNVTVYRDQLQELDNDLVNGLINQTEFEQAKQEIEAGLLQDVAVPDDQRKSVANSSTTALVIALFLPLFAGFLYFELGAPKSLSDDEEISASSLQFQTQDQLKEIVQDLRKAVTDTPDDGETWTVLARAHLMLGEFPQAVGAFKEAEKFTTPDAQFFADLSDATAMARGGNMQGEPVSLLRKAIELDPNNEKALWLFGTAAFEAGDLEAALVPWRRLLGLMPSDTESATTMFDNIKQVETMLANVKANTDKARLSPGQGRVTGTITIADELKAELTADAVIFIFAVAAEGAAKEAKVPLAAMRATLAELPLTFALDDSMAMIPAMRLSTVSDVVLTARVSKSGDAIAASGDLQGTLEGVKVGSSGNQLVINTRVP, encoded by the coding sequence ATGATCGTATTTGGTGTCGTCGCCGCGGTATTTACCGTGGTGGCGTTATGGATTTTATTGCCGCCTTTGTTGCGCGTACGCGGCAAAGAGGACATTTCGCGCCAAGGGCTGAATGTCACGGTTTATCGTGATCAATTGCAAGAGCTGGATAATGACCTTGTTAATGGCCTGATAAACCAGACAGAGTTCGAGCAAGCTAAGCAGGAAATTGAAGCAGGTTTATTGCAAGATGTTGCAGTACCAGACGATCAACGCAAGTCAGTTGCGAACAGTTCGACTACTGCACTTGTCATTGCTTTGTTTCTACCGTTATTTGCGGGGTTTCTCTATTTTGAGTTAGGGGCGCCGAAATCGTTGAGTGATGACGAAGAAATTTCTGCAAGCAGTTTGCAGTTTCAAACTCAGGACCAATTAAAAGAAATTGTTCAAGATTTAAGAAAAGCTGTTACAGATACTCCTGATGATGGCGAAACCTGGACAGTGTTGGCACGTGCCCATTTGATGTTGGGTGAATTCCCGCAAGCAGTCGGTGCTTTCAAAGAAGCAGAAAAATTTACCACGCCAGATGCGCAATTTTTTGCCGACTTAAGCGATGCAACCGCCATGGCTCGTGGTGGCAATATGCAGGGCGAGCCTGTCAGCTTGTTACGTAAAGCCATCGAGCTAGACCCGAATAATGAAAAAGCCTTGTGGTTGTTTGGTACAGCGGCTTTTGAAGCGGGCGACCTTGAAGCAGCACTGGTGCCATGGCGACGTTTGTTAGGCTTGATGCCATCTGACACAGAGTCGGCAACAACAATGTTTGATAACATCAAGCAAGTTGAGACAATGTTGGCGAATGTTAAGGCGAATACTGATAAGGCACGCTTATCACCTGGTCAGGGTCGGGTGACTGGTACTATTACAATTGCCGATGAACTTAAAGCAGAGTTGACTGCTGATGCCGTAATCTTCATTTTTGCTGTAGCGGCTGAAGGCGCCGCTAAAGAAGCCAAAGTGCCGCTTGCTGCTATGCGTGCGACGTTAGCAGAATTGCCGTTAACGTTTGCTCTGGATGACAGTATGGCCATGATACCGGCAATGCGTTTGTCTACAGTGAGCGATGTGGTGTTGACTGCGCGCGTGTCGAAATCTGGTGATGCCATTGCTGCTAGCGGCGACCTGCAAGGTACCCTTGAAGGTGTTAAGGTTGGCAGTAGTGGTAATCAGTTAGTTATTAACACCCGCGTTCCCTAG
- a CDS encoding cytochrome c-type biogenesis protein CcmH, translating into MRNHWIVLFPLLFCLSFSVYGKEAQPMAEDPIIEQRMIELTTDMRCLKCQNESLAGSHAPFAVDLRQQIREMMQDGMSDQEIEDFFVQRFGDFILYDPPLKPQNYLLWGGPFILLFLGFILVFNAFKKRRAVAAVEISAEDHRRAQALLNDGEHKQ; encoded by the coding sequence ATGCGTAATCACTGGATTGTATTATTTCCCCTGCTCTTTTGTTTGTCGTTTTCCGTTTATGGTAAAGAGGCACAGCCTATGGCTGAAGATCCTATTATCGAGCAGCGAATGATTGAACTGACGACAGATATGCGTTGTTTGAAATGCCAGAACGAGTCCCTTGCCGGCTCTCATGCTCCCTTTGCAGTCGATTTGCGTCAACAGATTCGTGAAATGATGCAAGACGGTATGAGCGACCAAGAAATTGAAGATTTTTTCGTCCAGCGTTTTGGCGATTTTATTTTGTATGATCCGCCATTAAAGCCGCAAAACTATTTACTTTGGGGCGGGCCTTTTATTTTACTATTCTTAGGCTTTATATTGGTTTTTAATGCTTTTAAAAAGCGCCGTGCGGTTGCTGCGGTTGAGATTTCGGCAGAGGATCATCGTCGTGCTCAAGCACTATTAAATGACGGAGAGCATAAACAATGA
- a CDS encoding DsbE family thiol:disulfide interchange protein, with protein sequence MKAKHLIPLAAFACLMVLLIFGLFNAKNVTIVPSALIGKPVPEFSLATVVDENKTLSSSDLKGKAYLLNVWASWCAACRDEHPLFMEIAKSGAIPIYGLNTKDVPQDGDPAGQDKRFNAKRFLTILGNPYVASGYDENGRVGTDFGVYGAPETFVIDKAGIIRHRHVGPITGDVWVKDFAPLIEEIQG encoded by the coding sequence GTGAAAGCGAAACACTTGATTCCGTTAGCGGCTTTTGCTTGCTTAATGGTTTTACTGATATTTGGCTTATTCAATGCCAAGAATGTGACCATTGTTCCTTCTGCGTTAATCGGCAAGCCTGTGCCTGAGTTTAGCCTGGCAACGGTTGTGGATGAGAATAAGACTTTATCTTCCAGCGACCTTAAGGGTAAAGCTTATTTGTTGAATGTGTGGGCTTCCTGGTGTGCTGCTTGTCGGGATGAGCATCCGCTGTTTATGGAAATAGCAAAAAGTGGCGCCATTCCTATTTATGGTTTGAATACTAAAGATGTGCCGCAGGATGGCGACCCTGCCGGACAGGACAAACGTTTTAATGCCAAACGTTTTTTGACAATACTGGGTAACCCTTATGTTGCCAGTGGCTATGACGAAAATGGTCGTGTTGGCACCGACTTTGGTGTTTATGGCGCGCCTGAGACCTTTGTTATTGATAAAGCAGGTATTATTCGTCATCGGCACGTGGGGCCGATAACAGGCGATGTTTGGGTGAAAGACTTTGCCCCATTAATTGAAGAGATTCAAGGCTAA
- a CDS encoding heme lyase CcmF/NrfE family subunit, whose product MGAESLLPEIGHYSLILALGIVLAQSVIPLVGAHQGKLSWIAFARPATKAQFCFVLISFICLAWGFAGDDFSIRYVAEHSNSLMPMQYKLAAVWGGHEGSLLLWMLMLSGWSLAVSIWSRQLPDETVAQVLAVLGIISVGFLLFILFTSNPFERLFPAALEGRDLNPLLQDFGLIIHPPMLYMGYVGFSVVFAFAISALISGRLDVTWVRWSRPWATIAWAFLTIGIALGSWWAYYELGWGGWWFWDPVENASFMPWLVGTALIHSLAVTEKRGSFKSWTILLAIFAFSLSLLGTFLVRSGVLVSVHAFAVDPTRGIYVVSFLGVIMTASLLLYAWRAGSVGLGGKFDIVSRETSLLANNIVMVVAAGAILLGTLYPLIGDAFGYKVSVGPPFFNAIFVPLMAAAVVVMGLGPLMRWKSDSAIELAQRVKIAALVSFVVALFLPFTLDGFSLGASFGLLLSFWIFSTAAYGIWTRLAKRTHEASFVKRIAALGRSYWGQQIAHIGFAASIIGVTMVTYYEVERDVRMDIGDTVEARGYVFRFDGVVDVQGPNYVAKRGIIQVLNDEGEPVRELHPEKRVYTVQTMPMTEAAIHTNLLRDLYVSLGEPVSGGAWSVRVYYKPFIVWLWGGAGLMALGGFLAVSDRRYRIRVKKEAPAKDKLAQDKMPPHPADTATEGAVSFESKA is encoded by the coding sequence ATGGGTGCAGAGAGCTTATTGCCTGAGATTGGTCACTATTCATTAATATTGGCGCTGGGTATTGTGCTGGCGCAGAGTGTTATTCCTCTGGTAGGCGCGCATCAAGGCAAATTATCCTGGATTGCATTTGCCCGGCCTGCAACCAAGGCCCAGTTTTGTTTTGTTTTGATCTCTTTTATTTGTCTGGCCTGGGGCTTTGCGGGCGATGATTTTTCCATTCGCTATGTTGCTGAGCATTCTAATTCTTTGATGCCGATGCAGTATAAGCTTGCCGCTGTGTGGGGTGGCCATGAAGGCTCCTTGTTGTTATGGATGTTGATGCTGTCAGGTTGGTCTTTGGCCGTATCAATCTGGAGCCGTCAATTACCCGATGAGACGGTTGCGCAAGTGTTGGCCGTATTAGGGATCATTTCTGTTGGCTTCTTGCTGTTTATTTTGTTTACCTCAAACCCCTTTGAGCGTTTGTTTCCGGCGGCTCTTGAGGGGCGAGATCTCAACCCCTTATTGCAAGATTTCGGTTTAATCATCCATCCGCCCATGCTCTATATGGGCTATGTTGGCTTCTCTGTAGTGTTTGCCTTTGCTATCTCAGCGTTAATTAGCGGCCGCCTGGATGTGACCTGGGTGCGTTGGTCGCGGCCATGGGCGACGATTGCTTGGGCGTTTCTGACCATTGGTATTGCTTTAGGCAGTTGGTGGGCCTATTACGAGTTAGGCTGGGGTGGCTGGTGGTTTTGGGATCCAGTAGAAAATGCCTCTTTTATGCCATGGTTAGTGGGTACGGCCTTGATTCATTCACTTGCGGTGACGGAGAAGCGTGGCAGCTTCAAAAGCTGGACTATTTTGCTGGCAATTTTTGCTTTCTCATTAAGCTTATTAGGTACTTTCCTGGTACGCTCTGGCGTCTTGGTATCGGTGCATGCTTTTGCAGTTGATCCGACTCGCGGTATTTACGTGGTTAGTTTTCTTGGCGTTATTATGACCGCGTCATTGTTGCTTTATGCCTGGCGTGCTGGCTCAGTAGGGTTGGGCGGAAAATTTGACATTGTTTCGCGTGAGACCAGTTTATTAGCTAATAACATTGTTATGGTTGTCGCAGCCGGGGCCATCCTTTTGGGTACGTTATACCCGTTAATTGGCGATGCCTTTGGTTATAAAGTGTCTGTGGGGCCACCGTTTTTTAACGCGATATTTGTGCCATTGATGGCGGCAGCTGTCGTGGTCATGGGTCTGGGGCCATTGATGCGCTGGAAAAGCGATTCAGCGATAGAGTTGGCTCAGCGCGTCAAGATTGCTGCATTAGTGAGTTTTGTTGTGGCCTTATTTTTACCCTTCACCCTGGATGGCTTTTCACTAGGCGCCAGCTTTGGCTTGTTATTGTCGTTCTGGATATTCTCAACAGCAGCTTATGGTATTTGGACTCGCCTGGCCAAGCGTACTCACGAAGCTTCTTTCGTTAAGCGCATCGCGGCTTTAGGCCGATCCTATTGGGGCCAGCAGATTGCCCATATTGGTTTTGCCGCCTCGATTATTGGCGTTACCATGGTGACCTATTATGAAGTCGAGCGTGATGTGCGCATGGATATCGGCGATACCGTCGAGGCACGCGGTTATGTCTTTCGCTTCGATGGCGTAGTGGATGTGCAAGGGCCAAATTATGTTGCCAAGCGTGGCATTATCCAGGTCTTGAATGATGAGGGTGAGCCTGTGCGCGAATTGCACCCGGAAAAACGCGTCTATACGGTGCAGACCATGCCGATGACCGAGGCAGCAATTCATACCAACTTATTACGTGATTTATATGTGTCATTGGGTGAGCCGGTGAGTGGTGGCGCCTGGAGCGTTCGTGTTTACTATAAGCCATTTATCGTGTGGCTATGGGGTGGTGCAGGACTCATGGCCTTGGGTGGTTTTCTTGCGGTGAGTGATCGTCGTTATCGTATACGGGTTAAAAAAGAGGCGCCAGCGAAAGATAAATTGGCGCAAGATAAAATGCCTCCGCATCCTGCTGACACAGCGACTGAGGGTGCAGTGTCGTTCGAGTCTAAAGCGTGA
- the ccmE gene encoding cytochrome c maturation protein CcmE, with protein MKARQKRTVIIFAGLAGLGIVVALVLNAFQGNLVFFFSPSQIAAAEAPEGRSFRLGGLVEDGSLRREDDGLTVHFYVTDNAQRVPVTYTGILPDLFREGQGIVAQGKLDSNGHFTASEVLAKHDETYMSPQVAEVLEMAKGEMPSSSSLVQ; from the coding sequence ATGAAAGCTAGACAAAAGCGAACCGTGATTATCTTTGCTGGTCTTGCCGGACTTGGTATTGTCGTGGCATTAGTTTTAAATGCCTTTCAAGGCAATTTAGTGTTTTTCTTTAGCCCATCGCAAATCGCAGCAGCTGAAGCACCCGAAGGGCGCTCATTTCGTTTGGGTGGTTTGGTCGAAGACGGCAGTTTACGGCGCGAAGATGATGGCTTGACAGTGCATTTTTATGTCACTGATAATGCCCAACGCGTGCCGGTGACTTATACTGGCATATTGCCTGACCTGTTTCGTGAAGGACAGGGAATAGTTGCGCAGGGCAAGCTCGACAGTAACGGTCACTTTACGGCATCAGAAGTGTTGGCGAAACATGATGAAACCTACATGTCACCACAGGTGGCTGAGGTTTTGGAAATGGCCAAAGGTGAAATGCCAAGCAGTTCCAGTTTGGTTCAGTAA
- the ccmD gene encoding heme exporter protein CcmD, protein MVEFFAMGGRAWYVWGSYGVFALFILIEVILLSRRGRTILQRLSRINRMNSGVNDES, encoded by the coding sequence ATGGTTGAATTTTTTGCTATGGGTGGTCGTGCTTGGTATGTATGGGGTTCATATGGCGTCTTTGCCTTGTTTATTTTGATTGAAGTGATTTTATTGAGTCGGCGTGGGCGAACTATTTTACAGCGTCTAAGTCGTATCAACCGTATGAATTCTGGAGTGAATGATGAAAGCTAG